One region of Limnospira fusiformis SAG 85.79 genomic DNA includes:
- a CDS encoding peptidoglycan-binding protein, translating into MLGLPCAIALLLTGVTVASAESPINRETQIVARATPTQNQTPPVLRRGSRGQEVAELQIRLRELGYFNNPNLGNFGPITQQAVRQFQSDRGLRPDGIVGQETRQALALIPPSPKTPEVATTPPPQPTATQPPPPATPPAAKPPAATPPAININYDLPKGFQTAIALLKNPSFVEAPPRDPSGRMSHVKTITGPIAPKSIVHSGKGLFFAQNMMYRHTITVYDRNFDLIKTIPDSIKFSDFGFSKFTGNHRGSPVEASFSPDGKYAYVANYKMYGSGFSRPGNDRCSPAGRHDDSFMYKINTETLSIEQVIQVGPVPKFNTVTPDGRFVLVSNWCGWDLSIVDTQIDQEIQRIKIGRYPRGIAVDSNSEFAYVAVMGSTQIAKINLNDFSLTWLNNIGRSPRHLNIDPQGKFLYTTLNGEGTVAKINLETGKVIRRIRTGSAPRSMAISDDGQFLYVVNYHSNTMSKVRTEDMRVIHTVRTNHRPIGVTYDPQKRQVWVACYSGSVMVFQD; encoded by the coding sequence ATGCTGGGTCTCCCTTGTGCGATCGCATTATTATTAACAGGAGTGACCGTAGCCTCTGCTGAGAGTCCCATAAATCGAGAAACTCAAATAGTCGCCCGCGCCACCCCTACTCAAAATCAGACCCCACCAGTTTTAAGGCGCGGTAGCCGAGGTCAGGAGGTAGCCGAATTACAGATTAGACTCCGAGAATTGGGATATTTTAATAACCCTAATTTAGGTAATTTTGGTCCGATCACTCAACAAGCAGTTCGACAATTTCAAAGCGATCGCGGATTAAGGCCAGATGGCATTGTCGGACAAGAAACTCGCCAGGCTTTAGCCCTAATTCCGCCCTCGCCAAAAACCCCAGAAGTCGCTACCACTCCCCCACCTCAACCCACAGCAACTCAGCCGCCGCCACCAGCCACCCCCCCAGCCGCCAAACCCCCAGCCGCCACCCCCCCAGCTATCAACATCAACTATGATTTACCAAAAGGCTTTCAGACAGCGATCGCCCTCTTAAAAAATCCCAGTTTTGTGGAAGCACCCCCCCGCGATCCATCGGGAAGAATGAGCCATGTTAAAACTATTACCGGTCCTATTGCACCCAAATCAATTGTGCATTCAGGGAAAGGCTTATTTTTTGCCCAAAATATGATGTATCGCCACACAATAACCGTCTATGACCGTAACTTTGATTTAATCAAGACTATTCCCGACAGCATCAAATTCTCAGATTTTGGCTTCTCGAAATTCACCGGAAATCATAGAGGTTCACCCGTAGAAGCCTCATTTTCTCCTGATGGAAAATACGCCTACGTTGCCAATTATAAAATGTATGGTTCCGGCTTTTCTCGCCCCGGAAATGATAGATGTTCTCCAGCCGGGAGACATGATGATAGTTTCATGTATAAAATCAATACCGAAACCCTGAGCATCGAACAAGTGATCCAAGTCGGACCCGTGCCGAAATTTAATACAGTTACTCCTGATGGTCGTTTCGTATTAGTTAGCAATTGGTGTGGTTGGGATTTAAGTATTGTTGACACCCAAATAGACCAGGAAATTCAACGGATAAAAATAGGTCGTTATCCGCGAGGAATTGCTGTTGATTCCAATTCCGAATTTGCTTATGTAGCCGTCATGGGTTCCACCCAAATCGCCAAAATTAACCTTAATGATTTTTCCCTGACCTGGCTTAATAATATCGGACGTTCCCCTCGACATTTGAATATAGATCCTCAAGGGAAATTCCTGTATACCACCCTTAATGGTGAGGGGACGGTGGCAAAAATCAACCTAGAAACGGGTAAAGTCATCCGCCGAATTAGGACAGGAAGCGCCCCCCGTAGTATGGCAATTTCTGATGATGGTCAATTTTTGTATGTGGTTAATTATCACTCTAATACCATGAGTAAAGTCCGCACAGAAGATATGAGAGTCATTCATACTGTCCGCACTAACCACCGACCCATTGGTGTGACTTACGACCCCCAAAAGCGACAGGTTTGGGTAGCTTGCTATTCTGGCAGTGTTATGGTATTCCAAGATTAA